One Acanthochromis polyacanthus isolate Apoly-LR-REF ecotype Palm Island chromosome 6, KAUST_Apoly_ChrSc, whole genome shotgun sequence DNA segment encodes these proteins:
- the LOC110951915 gene encoding PHD and RING finger domain-containing protein 1-like, with protein MDQSNAAVGKSGLLMSDLDKCYICLSPFEQQTVGSLDNCQHVFCLECIQQWSQTANTCPVDRISFAFIYQRQCPGGDVQKEIKVIPRKQEEDDEEEEEEEEESNAVVCEECGLSDQGHQMLVCSRCDSGYHVDCLTPPFNRSPEGFWICPECVLIPYYTGSTIEEEISDGELADLLADVDEASLSSSRLRPVIGPSSSAERRRSARIQSRASRNPSGRSQS; from the exons ATGGATCAGTCAAATGCAGCTGTTGGTAAAAGTGGGCTTTTGATGTCAGATTTAGATAAATGCTACATCTGCCTGAGTCCCTTTGAACAGCAGACGGTGGGCTCTCTGGACAACTGCCAGCATGTCTTTTGTCTTGAATGTATCCAGCAGTGGTCTCAG ACAGCCAACACTTGCCCAGTGGATCGGATCAGTTTTGCTTTCATCTACCAGAGACAGTGCCCTGGAGGGGACGTACAAAAGGAG ATCAAAGTTATTCCGCGGAAgcaggaggaggatgatgaggaggaggaggaggaggaggaagagagcaATGCTGTTGTCTGTGAGGAATGTGGACTTAGCGATCAGGGTCACCAGATGCTGGTGTGCAGCCGCTGTGATTCAGG GTATCACGTGGACTGTTTGACGCCACCATTTAACAGAAGCCCTGAAGGTTTCTGGATTTGTCCTGAGTGTGTGCTCATACCTTATTATACAG GCAGCACCATTGAGGAGGAGATCAGTGATGGAGAACTAGCAGACCTCCTTGCTGATGTGGATGAAGCTTCATTGAGCAGCAGCCGCCTTCGGCCCGTGATTGGTCCCAGCAGCTCCGCTGAAAGACGACGCAGCGCCAGAATCCAGAGCAGAGCCAGCAGGAATCCAAGTGGTCGCTCCCAATCCTGA
- the LOC110951917 gene encoding lysophosphatidic acid receptor 6, whose amino-acid sequence MTTDGNCTVPPAEYQYYFFPAVYIPALIIGLPGNLAALFVFTFRVTPRTAFSVYISNLALADVAILCTLPFRIHYHLNGNNWVFGDVACRVTGILFFANIYMSICFMTCICVDRYMATVYPHTYLRLRSARCSLVVSVVLWLVAGVAILVFIVMGPLESNAEDSAGHRCFENFARKEWDTRLKPYSVLVLIFGSLVPSLIILVCYPLAARRIATIGTKTAQKAVRVIYTILAITLLCFLPNHVVYLLHLLRRIGVIQSCSTANAIYDARRATMALVVLNTCLDPVLYYITTSHFKWKRLKMTWLWGRVTRNRGVYIITVN is encoded by the coding sequence ATGACAACAGACGGCAACTGCACCGTCCCACCAGCAGAGTACCAGTATTATTTTTTCCCAGCGGTCTACATCCCCGCTTTAATCATCGGTCTTCCGGGAAATCTGGCTGCCCTCTTCGTCTTCACCTTCAGGGTCACTCCTCGCACGGCATTCAGCGTCTACATCAGCAACCTGGCCCTGGCAGATGTGGCCATCCTCTGCACTCTACCGTTTCGGATCCACTACCACCTCAACGGCAACAACTGGGTGTTCGGGGACGTTGCTTGCCGGGTCACTGGGATTCTCTTTTTTGCCAACATCTACATGAGCATCTGCTTCATGACCTGTATCTGTGTGGATCGCTACATGGCCACAGTGTATCCACACACTTACCTGAGGCTGCGGAGCGCCCGGTGCTCCCTGGTTGTGAGTGTGGTGCTCTGGCTCGTCGCCGGAGTGGCCATTCTGGTCTTTATCGTCATGGGACCTCTGGAAAGCAACGCGGAGGACTCTGCGGGCCACAGATGCTTCGAGAACTTCGCCAGAAAAGAGTGGGACACACGTCTGAAGCCATACAGCGTGTTGGTGCTGATCTTCGGGTCCCTGGTGCCCTCTTTGATAATCCTGGTGTGCTACCCGCTGGCCGCGAGGCGCATCGCCACGATCGGGACTAAAACAGCTCAAAAAGCAGTGAGGGTCATTTACACCATCCTGGCCATCACATTGCTCTGCTTTCTGCCCAACCACGTCGTCTACCTGCTGCACCTCCTTCGACGGATAGGGGTTATACAGAGCTGCTCCACTGCCAACGCCATCTACGACGCCCGGCGGGCCACCATGGCACTCGTTGTCCTCAACACCTGTCTGGACCCGGTGCTGTACTACATCACCACCAGCCACTTCAAATGGAAGCGATTAAAGATGACATGGCTGTGGGGACGGGTGACCAGGAACAGAGGGGTCTATATCATTACAGTGAACTGA